From the genome of Sphingobacterium kitahiroshimense, one region includes:
- a CDS encoding heavy metal-binding domain-containing protein, translated as MPSGFFGGRSRNYENKLQELYTSAVESLKQYTRSYQADAVIGFSVNIDELSGKGTQMFTITAIGTPVLLNEIKHIQVEAVGRDID; from the coding sequence ATCCCTTCAGGATTCTTCGGTGGGCGCTCCCGCAATTATGAAAACAAATTACAGGAGCTATATACGAGCGCAGTGGAATCTTTAAAGCAATACACTCGTAGTTATCAAGCAGATGCCGTTATAGGCTTTAGCGTCAATATTGATGAGCTCTCGGGCAAAGGAACGCAAATGTTCACGATCACCGCTATCGGTACACCAGTATTGCTCAATGAAATCAAACATATACAAGTAGAAGCAGTAGGTAGAGATATCGATTGA
- a CDS encoding TlpA family protein disulfide reductase: protein MPEKAINGKDILFNAVIRNPAYVSFVIDSNYRTNPVVLHPGVNIVQARLFQNKYQLVRRDKYLEENAMGAYNNVFANNYDIYKYLRDHQLGNMQMKDSLLNLSYNNTDTVVSIIAKDYSSSYVPLYKIAHLLPFGNRPIFREIYNGLDSNLRNSNIGRILDLELKKAEQGSIGNEFPKFSLTNRNNVVTDLNTLINNNKFTLIDYWYSNCGPCIAQFPELTELFRAHKGDGFSIVGISVDKFQFFS from the coding sequence TTGCCTGAAAAAGCAATAAATGGTAAAGATATTCTATTTAATGCTGTTATTCGAAATCCCGCCTACGTGAGTTTTGTTATAGATTCCAATTATCGAACAAATCCTGTTGTATTACATCCTGGCGTAAATATAGTTCAAGCAAGGCTCTTTCAAAATAAGTATCAGTTAGTAAGACGAGACAAATATTTGGAAGAAAATGCAATGGGAGCCTATAATAATGTTTTTGCTAATAACTATGACATCTATAAATACCTTAGAGATCATCAGCTAGGTAATATGCAGATGAAAGATTCGCTTTTAAATTTAAGTTATAATAATACAGATACGGTTGTGAGTATTATAGCCAAGGACTACTCAAGCTCTTATGTTCCCCTTTATAAAATAGCACATCTTTTACCATTTGGAAATCGACCAATTTTTCGTGAAATATATAACGGATTAGACTCTAACCTAAGAAATAGCAATATTGGGCGAATATTGGATTTAGAATTAAAGAAAGCTGAACAGGGATCTATTGGAAACGAGTTTCCAAAGTTTTCTCTGACAAACAGAAATAATGTAGTTACTGATCTTAATACCCTAATTAACAATAATAAATTTACCTTAATTGATTATTGGTATAGTAACTGTGGACCATGTATTGCGCAATTTCCTGAGCTGACGGAACTATTTCGTGCGCATAAAGGAGATGGATTCTCAATTGTAGGCATTTCAGTAGACAAATTTCAATTTTTCAGCTAA
- a CDS encoding S41 family peptidase — protein sequence MKKKLLFAITTFILLNFNAQAQNKDVQNIVLRFLDSVQTNSYMSLNVKWDSVRPDFIEQTKNINDINDLKPHLTSFIKTLKDGHSSVIFLNKEEDNTEESKFAFYKLIGTTTDAEAGLPPKNFQHRILQDKYAYINIPSVALENRKFVDTIGIQLKELDAKNPKAWIIDLTENNGGNIMSMIWHFPTLIDVNHCYSYFSLTKDEKVSTRFIETSPDDIKVAQLINLEYEKVLPISIKNKNVPIVILTSQITASSGELFAAYFKGQKNVKLVGQKTTGLTSNNSPIDIGGGITINLTTSVLKDRNGKIYKIGEGIDPDIQLNIDYAKQEGKTDLTYQELSQAIKKNKQKYLDEAIKILGNDSFN from the coding sequence ATGAAGAAAAAACTATTATTTGCTATAACGACATTTATATTATTGAATTTTAACGCACAAGCTCAAAATAAAGATGTCCAAAACATTGTACTACGATTTTTAGACTCCGTACAAACTAATTCCTATATGAGTCTGAATGTGAAATGGGATTCTGTTCGTCCAGATTTTATAGAACAAACTAAAAATATAAATGATATTAATGATCTCAAACCTCATTTAACTTCCTTTATCAAAACATTGAAAGACGGTCATTCATCAGTTATATTTTTGAACAAAGAAGAAGATAATACAGAAGAATCCAAGTTTGCTTTTTACAAATTAATTGGAACAACTACTGATGCGGAGGCAGGTCTTCCTCCCAAAAACTTCCAACATCGCATACTTCAAGATAAATATGCTTATATTAATATACCATCGGTAGCTCTTGAGAATCGTAAATTTGTGGATACCATTGGAATACAATTAAAAGAGTTGGATGCGAAAAATCCAAAAGCGTGGATTATTGATTTAACCGAAAATAACGGCGGAAATATTATGTCTATGATTTGGCACTTTCCAACATTAATTGATGTGAATCATTGTTATTCGTATTTTAGTCTTACTAAAGATGAAAAAGTTTCGACAAGGTTTATTGAAACAAGTCCTGATGATATAAAAGTTGCTCAATTGATAAACTTAGAATATGAAAAAGTCCTACCTATAAGTATTAAGAATAAGAATGTGCCAATAGTGATTCTGACGAGTCAAATAACGGCTAGTTCAGGAGAATTATTTGCGGCTTATTTCAAAGGTCAAAAAAATGTGAAATTAGTAGGTCAAAAAACAACTGGTTTGACCTCTAACAATAGCCCTATTGATATTGGCGGAGGTATTACTATAAATTTAACAACTTCTGTTTTGAAAGATCGAAATGGAAAAATTTATAAAATTGGTGAAGGAATTGATCCTGACATTCAGTTGAATATTGATTATGCAAAACAGGAAGGAAAAACAGATTTGACCTATCAAGAATTGAGTCAGGCTATAAAAAAGAATAAACAAAAATATTTGGATGAAGCTATTAAGATTTTGGGAAATGATAGCTTCAACTAA